One stretch of Brevibacillus laterosporus DNA includes these proteins:
- a CDS encoding DedA family protein, with protein MLDQINHIFQQYGTWGLFTLSFLDSIILPFPPFFLQIAMSLLDPSLAIEYATYAFIGSLLGAPCGFVLGKLFGRPLMNKIVPEKWIGLATEQMTKNGDAAIIIGSFTPIPFKVFTILSGVLGFSFKKLMIYAIIGRGFKFFLIGLIFHLYGKQAKLLIDEYMDVSLLVVAVLLAVGWLIFMQVRKRRANKK; from the coding sequence ATGCTTGACCAAATCAATCATATTTTTCAGCAATATGGAACGTGGGGACTTTTTACACTCTCCTTTCTAGATTCAATCATCTTGCCGTTCCCACCCTTCTTTTTACAGATTGCTATGAGTTTATTAGATCCTTCACTTGCCATAGAATATGCTACCTATGCTTTCATTGGCTCTTTACTGGGAGCGCCATGCGGATTTGTTCTTGGAAAACTATTTGGTAGACCACTCATGAATAAAATTGTCCCTGAAAAATGGATTGGTCTAGCAACAGAGCAAATGACCAAAAACGGTGATGCCGCAATCATCATTGGTTCTTTCACACCCATTCCTTTTAAAGTATTCACCATCCTTTCTGGTGTACTCGGCTTCTCTTTTAAAAAACTAATGATTTATGCCATTATTGGTCGAGGCTTCAAATTTTTTCTCATCGGTCTCATCTTCCATCTATACGGAAAACAAGCTAAATTGTTAATCGATGAATACATGGATGTCTCTCTTTTAGTTGTTGCTGTTTTACTTGCTGTGGGCTGGCTTATCTTCATGCAAGTTAGAAAACGACGTGCAAACAAAAAATAA
- the mqnC gene encoding dehypoxanthine futalosine cyclase, giving the protein MIDHILDKALRGERLQLEDGLALFASDEIEKMGHAANQIMQKWHPEPITTFVIGRNINYSNVCDTYCRFCAFYRPPGSNEGYVLPKETIFDKIQETVDVGGTEILMQGGTNPDLKLSYFTDLLREIKQRFPNITMHSLSTAEVAKMAEVSNVSIEEALRQLKVAGLDSLPGAGGEILDNRTRKKISRLKGTWEQWMDIQKTAHRVGLPGTATMVIGFGEEMEERVLSLMRIRDAQDETNGFKAFIVWTFQPDNTNMKATKNTPEEYLKTLAISRLMLDNIPNFQSSWVTMGPEIGKLSLTYGANDFGSTMMEENVVSAAKCAYKVNTNKILELIREAGKIPAQRNTAYETLHVFHGGEMAETDFVMQN; this is encoded by the coding sequence TTGATTGATCATATATTGGACAAAGCTCTTCGTGGAGAGCGACTTCAATTAGAGGATGGTTTAGCACTTTTTGCTTCTGATGAAATTGAGAAAATGGGTCATGCAGCGAATCAGATCATGCAAAAGTGGCATCCTGAACCGATCACGACCTTTGTCATTGGACGGAATATTAACTATTCCAACGTCTGTGATACCTATTGCCGCTTTTGCGCCTTTTATCGCCCGCCTGGTTCGAATGAAGGCTATGTTCTTCCAAAAGAAACAATTTTCGATAAGATTCAAGAAACAGTTGATGTGGGTGGAACGGAAATTTTGATGCAGGGCGGTACTAATCCTGATTTAAAACTTTCCTATTTCACGGATTTGTTACGTGAGATTAAACAGCGCTTTCCAAACATCACGATGCACTCTTTATCCACAGCGGAAGTAGCTAAAATGGCTGAGGTTTCCAATGTTTCAATTGAAGAAGCATTGAGACAGCTAAAAGTAGCTGGTCTGGATTCTTTGCCGGGAGCAGGCGGAGAAATCTTGGATAATCGGACACGCAAAAAAATTTCCCGTCTAAAAGGCACGTGGGAGCAGTGGATGGATATCCAAAAAACGGCTCATCGCGTAGGTCTGCCGGGTACTGCTACGATGGTTATCGGATTTGGTGAGGAAATGGAAGAACGAGTGTTATCATTGATGCGGATTCGTGATGCTCAAGATGAGACCAATGGATTTAAGGCTTTTATTGTCTGGACATTCCAACCTGATAATACCAACATGAAAGCGACAAAAAACACACCAGAAGAGTATCTGAAAACATTAGCGATTAGCCGCTTGATGCTGGACAATATTCCTAACTTCCAATCTTCTTGGGTAACGATGGGACCTGAGATTGGTAAGCTTTCCTTAACCTATGGAGCAAATGATTTTGGCTCGACTATGATGGAAGAGAATGTTGTATCTGCGGCAAAATGTGCTTATAAAGTAAATACGAACAAAATCCTAGAACTAATTCGTGAAGCAGGAAAAATCCCTGCTCAGCGCAATACCGCCTACGAAACTCTACATGTATTTCATGGGGGAGAAATGGCTGAGACGGATTTTGTAATGCAAAATTAA
- a CDS encoding FMN-binding protein, which produces MKKLSLIMASVLTVSMLAGCGAATQPTPEKKTETATSAEATDKKMVDGVYYAQQKNADADWNYAVVLDVKDGKITNVNWTGISKDAGPDKKALSKDGKYGMKEQAKAQAEWHEQAEKVEKFLIEKQDPAAITVDNDGKTDAVSGVSIKVNDFAALVTEALAAGPQQSGPYKDGGYHAEQPEFEKDWKYTADLTVLNGKIVAANWNAINEKGEADKKTQSKEGKYAMVEKAKAQAEWHEQAAKVEQALIEKQDPASITVNNEGTTDAVSGVSIKVNDFVKLAEEALKDAKK; this is translated from the coding sequence ATGAAAAAACTTTCACTTATTATGGCGAGTGTATTAACAGTTTCTATGCTAGCAGGTTGCGGTGCTGCTACACAACCAACCCCTGAAAAGAAAACCGAAACAGCTACCTCTGCTGAAGCAACAGACAAAAAAATGGTGGATGGCGTATATTACGCTCAACAAAAAAATGCTGATGCTGATTGGAACTACGCTGTTGTTTTAGATGTAAAAGACGGAAAAATTACGAATGTTAACTGGACTGGTATCAGTAAGGATGCAGGTCCTGACAAAAAAGCATTGTCTAAAGACGGTAAATATGGAATGAAAGAACAAGCAAAAGCACAAGCTGAGTGGCATGAACAAGCTGAAAAAGTAGAAAAATTCTTGATTGAAAAACAAGACCCAGCTGCTATCACAGTAGATAACGATGGCAAAACAGACGCCGTTTCTGGCGTGTCTATAAAAGTAAATGACTTTGCTGCTTTGGTAACAGAAGCATTGGCGGCAGGGCCACAACAATCCGGTCCTTATAAAGATGGTGGGTACCATGCAGAACAGCCAGAATTCGAAAAAGATTGGAAATATACAGCTGACTTAACTGTATTAAACGGTAAAATTGTAGCTGCTAACTGGAATGCAATCAATGAAAAAGGTGAAGCAGACAAGAAAACCCAGTCTAAAGAAGGCAAGTATGCAATGGTAGAGAAAGCAAAAGCACAGGCTGAATGGCATGAACAAGCAGCAAAAGTAGAACAAGCATTAATTGAAAAACAAGACCCAGCTTCTATTACTGTAAACAATGAAGGTACAACAGACGCAGTTTCTGGCGTTTCCATTAAAGTGAACGATTTCGTGAAATTAGCTGAAGAGGCTCTAAAGGACGCGAAAAAGTAA
- a CDS encoding 6-phosphogluconate dehydrogenase — protein sequence MKKIIVLGGGYGGVLTAKKLANKFKKDTNVQITLIDRKPFHTLLTELHEVAANRVEEDSIKVDLKKIFAKRNVDVVLDEISTIDFAGKKLVSENNTYEYDYLVMGTGCKPSFFGIPGAEENAFSLWSFEDAVNLREQIRDMFIKASKETNKQKRQDMLSFVVVGAGFTGIEMVGELAEFRDELCKTYAIEPSEVQLHVADMAPKILPILPDKLIQKAERHLHKLNINIITNSKITGVSPDGVELGERGLLRSKTVVWTAGVEGSDLLENVELEQKGRKRIVVNDKLQSPEHNNVYVVGDNIFFIPEGEERPVPQMVENAEHSAPIVAHNIYVDVKGGTHKSYKPTFHGCMVCIGSRYGVATVGMPGKMFLMSGFMAMFVKHFINMVYLVQICGFNKVWSYLMHEIFHVNNRRSFLGGHFSKRSPNFWLVPLRVLVGSMWLSEGLAKMGKVLKDPTNIFLIPPSPKAVDGITSASQAVQDVTQAVDTSSAASAVATAKDAVQALPVPGFIDSMVKGSMDMFFYNADGSYTALASVFQTMMVFAEVIFGVLLIIGLFTAVSSIATVGMGLMIWTSGMAPYEMLWYLAGGIALIGGSGSTLGLDYYVLPQLKKVWKKIPFVKRWYLYVD from the coding sequence ATGAAAAAAATAATTGTACTAGGTGGAGGTTACGGTGGTGTCTTGACAGCGAAAAAGCTGGCAAATAAATTTAAAAAAGATACTAACGTACAAATTACATTGATAGACCGTAAGCCATTCCATACTCTTCTAACAGAATTGCATGAAGTAGCGGCAAATCGAGTCGAAGAGGATTCAATAAAAGTTGACTTGAAAAAGATTTTTGCAAAACGCAACGTGGATGTAGTTTTGGATGAAATTTCCACAATTGATTTTGCCGGAAAAAAATTAGTGTCCGAGAATAACACCTACGAATATGATTACCTAGTAATGGGGACAGGTTGTAAGCCATCCTTCTTTGGAATCCCCGGTGCAGAAGAGAATGCATTCTCCCTTTGGTCGTTTGAAGATGCTGTTAATCTGCGTGAGCAAATTCGCGATATGTTTATCAAAGCATCGAAAGAAACCAATAAACAAAAACGTCAGGATATGTTGAGCTTCGTGGTAGTAGGTGCAGGTTTTACAGGAATCGAGATGGTAGGGGAATTGGCGGAATTCCGTGATGAACTGTGCAAAACCTACGCAATCGAGCCATCTGAAGTACAACTACATGTTGCGGATATGGCACCAAAAATTTTGCCAATTCTGCCTGATAAGTTAATTCAGAAGGCGGAGCGCCATCTACATAAATTAAACATCAACATTATTACTAACAGCAAAATTACTGGTGTTTCCCCAGATGGCGTTGAATTGGGCGAGAGAGGATTACTTCGTTCTAAGACCGTTGTTTGGACTGCTGGAGTAGAAGGCTCTGACCTGTTGGAAAATGTTGAATTAGAACAAAAAGGCCGTAAGCGTATCGTGGTTAATGATAAGCTACAAAGTCCTGAGCATAACAATGTATATGTGGTAGGGGACAACATCTTCTTCATTCCAGAAGGCGAAGAACGTCCAGTACCACAAATGGTTGAGAACGCAGAGCACTCGGCTCCAATCGTTGCTCACAACATCTATGTTGATGTAAAAGGTGGTACACACAAGTCCTACAAGCCTACGTTCCATGGCTGCATGGTATGCATCGGTAGCCGTTATGGTGTAGCTACTGTAGGGATGCCAGGGAAAATGTTCTTGATGAGCGGTTTCATGGCGATGTTTGTTAAGCACTTTATCAATATGGTATATCTGGTTCAAATCTGTGGATTTAATAAAGTTTGGTCTTATTTAATGCATGAAATTTTCCATGTTAATAATAGACGTAGTTTCCTAGGTGGACATTTTAGCAAGAGATCACCTAACTTTTGGCTAGTTCCTCTACGTGTCTTAGTCGGCTCCATGTGGTTGTCAGAAGGCTTAGCAAAAATGGGCAAAGTGTTAAAAGATCCAACCAACATCTTCTTAATACCGCCATCTCCAAAAGCGGTTGACGGAATTACGTCCGCTTCTCAAGCAGTACAAGATGTGACACAAGCCGTGGACACTTCTTCTGCAGCTTCAGCGGTCGCTACAGCGAAAGATGCGGTACAAGCCCTTCCAGTACCTGGTTTTATTGATAGCATGGTAAAAGGTTCTATGGATATGTTCTTTTACAATGCAGATGGAAGCTATACAGCGCTTGCTTCTGTGTTCCAGACGATGATGGTTTTCGCTGAAGTTATATTTGGTGTACTGTTGATCATCGGTTTGTTCACAGCTGTCTCTTCTATTGCGACAGTAGGTATGGGTCTGATGATCTGGACTTCCGGTATGGCTCCATATGAGATGCTTTGGTACCTTGCAGGGGGTATTGCTCTCATTGGTGGTTCTGGAAGCACGTTGGGTCTGGACTACTATGTATTACCACAATTGAAAAAAGTGTGGAAGAAAATCCCGTTCGTTAAACGTTGGTATTTATACGTGGACTAA
- a CDS encoding polyprenyl synthetase family protein, which translates to MKLADQLHINLDTIDKEMLRIVRTDMSLPMLSAIAGNIGRMILAGGKRLRPMMVMVGSRFGRMADPKKVLQMAAVTEFIHVASLIHDDVIDQADIRRGKPTLHVLTDVPTAIHTANYMMARVAELLSKVEDDKNPYREEITGLLTSRLCLGEYQQMANRFNFSLSMDTYLSKTRNKTAILMSTCLEVGARLGRATPEVTAKLAQFGDHLGMAFQIRDDVLDFTETSEALGKPAGSDLANGNITLPVMYALQDERLSGSVRQLHEHSTEEEIHRVVQMIRDSDILDRADQMAEEYLQKAANIVGELAEYPAHKDLEVLITYFGKRKT; encoded by the coding sequence ATGAAGTTAGCTGACCAGTTACACATAAACCTAGACACCATTGACAAAGAAATGTTACGTATTGTTCGTACAGACATGAGTTTACCAATGCTATCAGCAATCGCTGGCAATATTGGTCGCATGATTTTGGCAGGTGGAAAACGATTACGCCCCATGATGGTTATGGTCGGCAGTCGATTTGGAAGAATGGCAGACCCGAAAAAAGTGTTACAAATGGCCGCCGTGACAGAATTCATCCATGTTGCTTCTTTAATACACGATGATGTAATTGATCAAGCGGATATCAGACGGGGAAAACCAACGTTGCATGTGCTCACCGACGTACCTACAGCTATCCATACCGCTAATTATATGATGGCGAGAGTAGCTGAGTTGTTAAGCAAAGTAGAGGATGACAAAAATCCATATCGGGAAGAAATTACAGGCCTATTAACTTCCAGACTTTGTTTGGGAGAATATCAGCAGATGGCTAACCGTTTTAATTTTTCCCTATCTATGGATACCTATTTAAGTAAAACTCGCAATAAAACAGCCATCTTAATGTCGACCTGCCTGGAGGTAGGAGCAAGGTTGGGGCGTGCAACCCCAGAAGTAACTGCTAAGTTGGCGCAATTCGGAGATCATCTGGGGATGGCCTTTCAGATTCGGGATGATGTGCTAGATTTTACAGAGACATCAGAAGCGCTAGGAAAACCAGCAGGCAGCGATTTGGCTAATGGGAACATTACGTTACCTGTCATGTATGCATTGCAGGATGAGCGTTTGAGTGGCTCTGTGCGCCAGCTACATGAGCATTCGACAGAGGAAGAAATCCATAGGGTAGTGCAGATGATCCGCGATAGCGACATATTAGATAGAGCTGACCAGATGGCAGAGGAGTATTTGCAGAAGGCGGCTAACATTGTCGGGGAATTGGCCGAGTATCCGGCGCATAAGGATTTGGAAGTGCTTATTACGTATTTTGGAAAGCGAAAAACGTGA
- a CDS encoding 4-hydroxybenzoate octaprenyltransferase gives MVLKTILHKTRMFGELVMFSHTLFSLPFAIIAMVWAAEGLAPSHVLIWSLVALVAARNGANAFNRLVDRDFDRKNPRTSNRHLPKRLLHEKEVIVFIILNYAVFIFASYMLNPLCLLLSPVAILLISSYSYTKRFTWLSHLYLGFTIASAPIGAWFAVTGEIAFVPFVLGTIVMLWIAGFDIIYATQDIEFDRKVGLWSIPSYFGLQTALWMARGLHLIMVLLLLFLYFYQNLGLVYLVGLAISILLLLAEHKIIKPANRSLMKVASYKLNQVISMVILSCTLVDFFFMK, from the coding sequence ATGGTTTTGAAAACGATCCTTCATAAGACGCGAATGTTCGGGGAACTAGTCATGTTTTCCCACACGCTGTTCTCACTACCCTTTGCCATCATTGCGATGGTCTGGGCAGCCGAGGGGCTTGCCCCCTCTCATGTACTTATCTGGTCATTGGTTGCATTAGTCGCTGCCCGTAACGGGGCCAATGCCTTTAATCGTCTCGTAGACAGGGATTTTGATCGCAAAAATCCACGGACAAGCAATCGCCATTTACCTAAACGCTTATTACATGAAAAAGAAGTCATCGTTTTTATTATTTTGAACTATGCAGTCTTTATTTTTGCTTCCTATATGTTAAACCCACTGTGCCTTCTATTGTCACCAGTAGCGATTTTACTGATCTCTTCTTATTCTTATACCAAACGCTTTACATGGTTGAGCCATCTGTATTTAGGCTTTACCATTGCCTCTGCTCCAATTGGTGCTTGGTTTGCTGTCACAGGTGAAATTGCATTTGTGCCATTTGTGCTAGGAACCATTGTGATGCTGTGGATTGCTGGCTTTGACATCATCTATGCTACGCAAGATATTGAATTTGATCGCAAGGTAGGGTTATGGTCTATCCCTAGTTATTTTGGACTACAAACAGCGCTGTGGATGGCTCGAGGCTTGCATCTGATTATGGTTCTGTTGCTGTTATTCCTATATTTCTATCAGAATTTGGGGTTGGTGTATCTAGTCGGATTGGCGATCTCGATATTGTTACTTCTAGCTGAACATAAAATAATCAAGCCTGCTAATCGGAGCTTGATGAAAGTGGCTTCCTATAAGTTAAATCAGGTGATTAGTATGGTTATTTTGAGCTGCACCTTGGTTGATTTTTTCTTCATGAAATAA
- a CDS encoding menaquinone biosynthesis decarboxylase, which produces MAYDNLRAFIKDLQDQGELHTIDIEVDSYLEITEITDRISKQYGKALLFTNVKNSPYPVLINSMGTDKRMSMALGVQDYDQVAEEMQNFMDLANYKGLWNQLKMAPDLYKLSKIFPKKVTSAPCQEVVEEPDLTQLPVLHCWPKDAGPFVTLPLVITKDPETGQQNMGMYRLQVYDKNTTGMHWHMHKDGKEIYEKYRKLGYKRMPVSVALGGDPSLIYSATAPLPKMIDEMLFAGYLRKKPIEVVKCVTNELFVPAEAEFILEGYVELDELRLEGPFGDHTGYYSLADMYPVFHVEKVTRRTSPIYPTTIVGQPPMEDCYIGKATERVFLPLMKLMLPEIVDMHLPFEGVFHNCAIVSIKKSFPKHAQKVMYGLWGMGQMMYTKMIIIVDENVDPHDVSKVMWKVFNNIDPKRDLVLTEGPLDALDHSSNTAYFGHRLGIDATKKWPNEGHTREWPDDIEMSDEIKSMVEAKWREYGFENDPS; this is translated from the coding sequence GTGGCATACGATAATTTACGAGCGTTTATCAAAGATTTACAGGATCAGGGTGAGCTACACACGATTGATATCGAAGTGGACAGCTATTTAGAAATTACTGAGATTACCGACCGTATCTCCAAACAATATGGCAAGGCTTTGTTGTTCACCAACGTTAAAAATTCCCCTTATCCAGTGCTAATCAATAGCATGGGCACGGATAAACGCATGAGCATGGCTCTAGGGGTTCAGGACTACGATCAAGTAGCGGAAGAAATGCAGAATTTTATGGATCTAGCTAATTACAAAGGCTTATGGAACCAGCTTAAAATGGCTCCAGACCTATACAAGCTCTCCAAGATTTTCCCTAAAAAAGTAACCTCTGCTCCTTGCCAAGAGGTAGTAGAAGAGCCTGATTTAACACAGCTTCCTGTGCTACATTGCTGGCCAAAGGATGCAGGACCATTCGTTACCCTGCCGCTGGTCATCACCAAAGATCCAGAAACAGGGCAACAAAACATGGGGATGTACCGCCTCCAAGTCTACGACAAAAATACGACAGGCATGCATTGGCATATGCACAAAGATGGCAAGGAAATCTATGAAAAATACCGCAAGCTAGGGTATAAGCGTATGCCAGTATCCGTAGCACTTGGTGGTGATCCTTCATTAATTTACTCTGCAACCGCTCCTTTACCAAAAATGATTGATGAAATGCTCTTTGCTGGTTATCTACGTAAGAAACCGATCGAGGTTGTGAAATGTGTAACAAACGAATTATTTGTACCTGCTGAAGCTGAATTTATTTTGGAAGGTTATGTAGAGTTAGATGAATTGCGTTTGGAAGGACCCTTTGGCGATCACACAGGCTACTATTCGCTAGCAGACATGTACCCAGTCTTCCATGTGGAGAAGGTTACACGCCGCACGTCTCCGATCTATCCAACAACGATTGTAGGTCAACCACCGATGGAAGATTGCTATATTGGAAAAGCTACAGAGCGCGTTTTCTTGCCACTCATGAAGTTGATGCTACCTGAAATCGTAGATATGCACTTACCGTTTGAGGGAGTTTTCCATAACTGCGCTATTGTTTCAATTAAAAAGTCTTTCCCGAAACACGCTCAAAAAGTTATGTACGGTCTATGGGGCATGGGACAGATGATGTACACAAAAATGATCATTATTGTGGATGAGAACGTAGATCCTCACGATGTTTCCAAAGTAATGTGGAAAGTATTTAATAACATTGATCCTAAGCGAGACCTTGTATTAACTGAAGGACCCCTGGATGCGCTGGACCACTCTTCTAATACCGCTTATTTTGGTCACCGTCTCGGCATCGACGCTACCAAAAAATGGCCAAATGAAGGTCATACACGTGAATGGCCCGACGACATTGAGATGTCAGACGAGATCAAAAGCATGGTAGAAGCGAAATGGAGGGAGTATGGTTTTGAAAACGATCCTTCATAA
- a CDS encoding aspartate aminotransferase family protein, with the protein MTTYLGSSGILEKRKEYFYPCTAHFYKEPPQLVRGDMQYLYDSTGKAYTDFFSGVSVVACGHCNPAITAATVKQVETLQHTCTIYLTEPNVQLAEKMADVLPGNLKRTFFVNSGSEANEAALTLARFATGKKEFIAFEYGLHGRTFLTMSVTGIPMWRSDNYLEEGVSFIPRPYDPSLNEQEAVERSLSALRKVLEEKGDRIAAMIVEPMQGNSGIVPAPFSYFKEAKKLLEQHHVLLIADEIQTGFGRTGKMFAIEHYGIVPDIMSMAKALGNGIPIAAFATTDEIAIHYNRPSASTLGGNPVSSMTALAVLSYIESEQLAARAEKLGKQLKEGLLSLQTTYPAISDVRGLGLMIGVELYANEPEKAAPLVDTILEEMKNLGFIIGKNGVGRNVIAFQPPLVISEQDITSMLNALADTFKQLL; encoded by the coding sequence ATGACCACTTACTTGGGATCATCAGGCATTTTAGAGAAACGCAAAGAGTATTTCTATCCGTGCACCGCTCATTTCTATAAAGAGCCACCACAGCTTGTTCGCGGTGACATGCAGTATTTGTATGACAGCACCGGCAAAGCGTACACAGACTTTTTCTCTGGGGTGTCTGTGGTAGCATGCGGGCATTGCAATCCAGCAATTACAGCGGCAACCGTCAAGCAAGTAGAAACATTGCAACATACATGCACGATATATTTAACGGAACCAAATGTACAGTTGGCCGAGAAAATGGCTGACGTACTTCCAGGAAATTTGAAACGAACCTTTTTTGTGAATAGTGGTTCTGAAGCGAATGAAGCTGCTTTGACTCTCGCTCGCTTTGCCACTGGTAAAAAGGAATTTATCGCGTTTGAATATGGATTGCATGGTCGAACCTTTCTGACCATGAGCGTGACAGGCATTCCCATGTGGCGCTCTGACAACTATTTGGAAGAAGGCGTTAGTTTCATTCCTCGCCCTTACGATCCTAGCTTGAATGAACAAGAAGCAGTAGAGCGTTCCCTATCCGCTTTACGAAAAGTACTTGAGGAAAAGGGCGACCGCATTGCAGCCATGATAGTAGAACCGATGCAAGGAAACAGCGGAATCGTTCCTGCACCGTTCTCTTACTTCAAAGAGGCAAAGAAACTCTTGGAGCAACATCATGTCCTATTGATTGCAGATGAAATTCAAACTGGATTTGGTCGTACGGGTAAAATGTTTGCCATTGAACATTACGGCATTGTTCCAGATATCATGTCTATGGCAAAAGCTTTGGGTAATGGCATACCAATTGCCGCTTTTGCTACAACCGATGAAATTGCTATCCATTATAATCGTCCTTCTGCTTCTACACTTGGAGGTAACCCCGTTTCTTCTATGACAGCCCTCGCTGTACTCTCCTATATCGAGAGCGAACAACTGGCAGCGCGTGCAGAAAAACTCGGCAAACAATTAAAAGAAGGATTGCTTTCACTCCAGACCACTTATCCAGCTATTTCTGATGTTCGTGGTTTGGGCTTAATGATCGGTGTAGAGCTTTATGCAAATGAACCTGAGAAAGCGGCTCCTCTTGTAGATACCATTTTAGAAGAGATGAAAAATCTTGGCTTTATTATCGGAAAAAATGGTGTAGGTCGTAACGTGATCGCCTTCCAGCCTCCGCTAGTCATTTCGGAGCAAGATATAACAAGCATGCTGAACGCACTAGCAGATACTTTTAAACAACTACTCTAA